Proteins co-encoded in one Flavivirga eckloniae genomic window:
- a CDS encoding sterol desaturase family protein, which yields MEAILNYFETIPSLHRGIIIVGGLTFFWIIEGIVPLFGIKYKKWKHAIPNIFFTITTILVNLPLAFLFLKSSDWVVANNFGILNWLPEMPLWLYGILGIFLIDFIGAYLPHLIEHKVKPLWMVHLVHHSDHHVDTTTANRHHPLESVIRYVFTLMGIFIIGTPIALVFLYQSLSVIATQFNHANIKLPKRVDNILSYIIVSPNMHKVHHHYKLPYTDSNYGNIFSVWDRLLGTYMKLDTDKIVYGVDVFPDEKENSNIKDLLIQPFQKYRKPTSSEEA from the coding sequence TTGGAAGCTATTTTAAACTACTTTGAAACGATTCCTTCCCTGCATAGAGGAATAATTATTGTTGGAGGATTGACCTTCTTCTGGATTATTGAAGGCATCGTGCCACTATTTGGAATTAAGTATAAAAAGTGGAAACATGCTATTCCTAATATATTCTTTACTATTACCACCATATTGGTAAACCTGCCTTTGGCTTTTTTATTTTTAAAATCATCCGATTGGGTAGTCGCTAATAATTTCGGAATCCTTAATTGGCTTCCGGAAATGCCGTTATGGCTTTATGGTATTTTGGGTATCTTTTTAATAGATTTTATAGGAGCCTACTTGCCACATTTAATAGAGCATAAAGTAAAACCACTATGGATGGTGCATTTGGTACACCATTCAGATCATCATGTAGATACTACTACAGCGAATAGGCACCATCCTTTAGAAAGTGTTATTCGTTATGTATTTACACTTATGGGAATATTTATAATTGGTACACCTATAGCATTGGTTTTTTTATATCAATCGCTTTCGGTAATAGCTACTCAATTTAATCACGCTAACATAAAACTTCCTAAAAGAGTAGATAATATACTAAGCTACATTATTGTGTCTCCAAATATGCATAAGGTACACCATCACTATAAATTACCCTATACAGACTCTAACTACGGAAACATTTTTTCTGTTTGGGACCGCCTTTTGGGAACTTATATGAAACTAGATACTGATAAGATTGTTTATGGTGTTGATGTTTTTCCGGATGAAAAGGAAAATAGTAATATCAAAGATTTACTAATACAACCATTTCAGAAATATAGAAAACCTACTTCTTCAGAAGAAGCATAA
- a CDS encoding YkgJ family cysteine cluster protein: protein MQDSIKNLPKLAKDKHNENKKFFAKLKKKPPKNLDYVMQELHDEEFERTDCLECANCCKTTGPLFTDKDIERISKHFKQKPQQFISQYLRIDEDNDYVLQSVPCTFLGTDNYCSIYEVRPKACREFPHTDRKKFQQISNLTLKNVAICPAVFNIVEDMKKRIK from the coding sequence ATGCAAGATAGTATTAAAAACCTTCCAAAGCTCGCCAAAGATAAGCATAACGAAAACAAAAAATTCTTTGCTAAGCTAAAAAAGAAACCACCAAAAAATCTGGATTATGTTATGCAGGAATTGCATGACGAAGAGTTTGAACGTACAGATTGCTTAGAATGTGCTAACTGCTGTAAAACCACAGGACCGCTATTTACAGATAAAGATATAGAGCGAATTTCAAAACATTTCAAACAAAAACCACAGCAGTTTATAAGTCAATATTTACGTATTGATGAAGATAATGATTATGTATTGCAAAGTGTGCCCTGTACGTTTTTAGGTACCGATAACTACTGCTCCATTTATGAAGTACGACCAAAGGCCTGTAGAGAGTTTCCGCATACCGACAGAAAGAAGTTTCAGCAAATATCAAATTTAACGTTAAAAAATGTAGCTATATGCCCTGCAGTTTTTAACATAGTTGAGGATATGAAAAAAAGAATAAAATAG
- a CDS encoding class I SAM-dependent methyltransferase, whose product MKDLFGKALLDYQNGNYTEDLITSTSISDEDELPLPYLFRDFKDMPVLEQKALKLANGSVLDVGSGAGSHSLYLQKKGIKVKAIDISKGAINVAKQRGVIHAVEMNVLDESESFNTILLLMNGTGIFQELSQVSKYLTHLKNLLKSGGQILIDSSDIKYMYEDEDGGFWIDTNANYYGELDYFLSYKGEKEVPMKWLYLDFNTLKLACETVGLKCELVLEGEHFDYLARLISV is encoded by the coding sequence TTGAAAGACCTTTTCGGAAAAGCACTATTAGATTACCAAAACGGAAATTATACGGAAGACCTAATTACTTCTACGAGTATTTCTGATGAGGATGAACTACCTCTACCCTATTTGTTCCGTGATTTTAAAGATATGCCTGTATTAGAACAAAAAGCTTTAAAGTTAGCTAATGGTTCTGTTTTAGATGTTGGTAGCGGCGCTGGAAGCCATAGTTTGTATTTGCAAAAAAAAGGCATAAAAGTAAAAGCTATTGATATTTCTAAAGGGGCCATAAATGTTGCTAAACAACGTGGTGTTATACATGCTGTAGAAATGAATGTTTTAGACGAATCTGAATCTTTTAATACTATTTTGCTCTTAATGAATGGTACGGGAATATTTCAAGAGTTATCCCAGGTTTCCAAATACCTAACACATTTAAAAAATCTTTTAAAATCCGGCGGACAAATCTTAATTGATTCTTCAGACATTAAATACATGTACGAAGATGAAGATGGTGGTTTCTGGATTGATACCAATGCCAATTATTACGGTGAACTTGATTACTTTCTAAGTTACAAAGGCGAAAAGGAAGTGCCAATGAAATGGCTCTATTTAGATTTCAATACTTTAAAACTGGCCTGCGAAACTGTTGGTTTAAAATGTGAACTTGTTTTAGAGGGGGAACACTTTGATTATTTGGCTAGATTAATTTCTGTGTAA
- a CDS encoding TonB-dependent receptor, whose amino-acid sequence MREHINNILIAAITLSAVPSFSQDKINDTINTGVIDVVKPYTPTISDAFKVKETPSLEDETTETKKEIKYNIFSFPVASTFTPAKGKAAVVEKRKPTKLFDNYATLGVGSYTTILGEVYLNHAISRTESVGGYVSHHSSQGDVENVVLEDNFSNSKININYSSRLRDLAWNVEAGFQHRTYNWYGLHEPYVNNEPFTSSLDVGHSFFDVHFGGDITFEDTYINSGSFFFRRFGDNQGSGENRFKANAIIDIPINREEISTEIRFDYLGGTFERNYFTTEELIYGNFQVGVLPTYEIKQDDLTVNIGVSTFYLNDRESGDNKFYIYPNITATYRLVNDILIAYGGIEGDLIQNSYYGFATNNPFVSPTLVVMPTDQQYNAYVGLKGKLSSNMSYNISGHYIADRDKGLFVNNIVSLDLLNAEDYEYGNSFGIVYDNVDTFGVAGEINVDVNRNFKLGLKAEYFSYNTDLQSEAWNLPDIKGSLFLDYQINEQWFMGANLFYVGKRKGLLSINNGIAGISSMAVDLDSYFDANTHLGYHINDQFSVFAKANNIANKAYQRWQNFPVQSIQFLAGATYKFDF is encoded by the coding sequence ATGCGAGAGCACATCAATAATATATTAATTGCAGCCATTACACTAAGCGCTGTACCTTCTTTTTCCCAAGATAAAATAAACGATACGATTAATACAGGCGTTATAGATGTAGTAAAACCATATACACCAACAATATCTGATGCCTTTAAGGTAAAAGAAACACCTTCTTTAGAAGATGAAACCACCGAAACAAAAAAAGAAATTAAATACAATATCTTTTCATTTCCGGTAGCTTCTACTTTTACACCAGCTAAGGGAAAAGCCGCAGTAGTAGAAAAAAGAAAACCAACAAAACTATTTGATAACTATGCGACCTTGGGCGTTGGTTCCTATACGACCATTTTAGGAGAAGTGTATTTAAACCATGCCATTAGCAGAACAGAAAGTGTGGGTGGATATGTAAGTCATCATTCATCGCAAGGAGATGTTGAAAATGTAGTACTTGAAGACAATTTTTCAAACTCAAAAATTAATATCAACTATTCATCTCGTTTACGTGATTTAGCATGGAATGTAGAAGCCGGTTTTCAACATCGAACCTATAATTGGTATGGATTACATGAACCCTATGTAAATAATGAACCATTTACAAGTAGTTTAGATGTGGGACATTCCTTTTTTGATGTACATTTTGGTGGAGATATTACTTTCGAGGATACCTATATTAATTCTGGAAGTTTCTTTTTTAGACGCTTTGGTGATAATCAAGGTTCAGGAGAAAACAGATTTAAGGCTAACGCAATTATTGATATTCCCATAAATAGAGAAGAAATATCAACAGAAATAAGGTTTGACTATTTAGGTGGAACTTTCGAGAGAAATTATTTTACGACTGAAGAACTTATATATGGCAATTTTCAAGTTGGGGTTTTACCAACTTATGAAATAAAGCAAGACGATTTAACTGTAAACATTGGTGTTTCCACATTTTATTTAAATGATAGAGAATCCGGAGATAATAAATTTTATATCTATCCTAATATAACAGCTACATACAGATTGGTTAACGATATATTGATAGCCTATGGAGGTATAGAAGGAGATTTAATTCAAAATTCATATTATGGGTTTGCTACTAACAATCCATTTGTGTCGCCTACTTTAGTGGTTATGCCAACAGATCAGCAATACAATGCATATGTGGGTTTAAAAGGAAAACTATCTAGCAATATGAGTTACAATATTAGCGGGCATTATATCGCCGATAGAGACAAAGGATTATTTGTTAATAATATAGTCTCGTTAGATTTGTTAAATGCAGAAGATTACGAGTACGGAAATTCTTTTGGAATTGTATATGATAATGTTGATACTTTTGGTGTAGCAGGAGAAATAAATGTAGATGTAAATAGAAACTTTAAGTTAGGATTAAAAGCAGAGTATTTTTCGTATAATACCGATTTACAATCTGAAGCCTGGAATTTGCCAGACATAAAAGGTTCTTTGTTTTTAGATTATCAAATAAACGAACAATGGTTTATGGGAGCTAATTTGTTTTATGTAGGAAAGCGTAAAGGTTTATTGAGTATTAATAATGGAATAGCAGGAATTTCATCTATGGCTGTAGATTTAGATAGTTATTTTGATGCCAACACGCATTTAGGCTACCATATTAATGACCAATTTTCGGTTTTTGCAAAAGCGAATAACATAGCTAATAAAGCATACCAACGTTGGCAAAATTTCCCTGTTCAGAGTATTCAGTTTTTAGCCGGGGCTACTTATAAGTTTGACTTCTAA
- a CDS encoding tetratricopeptide repeat protein: MTKKSIVSLLMVISFGFQIIAQQSATYTSNLVDYQKALSLYNNQQYLAAQTLFGNVKKTAKEDILQSDCTYYIANCAVRLNQQNADQLIEDFVKDYPTSTKRNTAFVDVADYYFENSKYPHARKWYDKVDENALGRKEKEKYNFNNGYSAFSTKQYKEAKKYLTRVESSQEYGSQAKYYIGFMAYQGDDYDKANEYFDQVSDQERYKEKLSYYQADLNFKLGNFEKAIKLAKERLDDSDEDEVSELSKIIGESYFNLKKYKEAIPYLKEYKGKKGKWNNTDFYQLGYAHYKQKDYENAISEFNKIVDGNNSISQNAYYHLGESYINLGKKQEALNAFRYASQMNFDLKIQEDAWLNYAKISYEIGNPYQSAPQVLAGYLEKYPDTSYREEIETLLIDSYITSKNYKEALKLLEGKKSFENKVAYQKVAFYRGLELYNDNNYLEARSLFDKSLKEPRDPKYTARATFWKAETDYNLTNYDDALVGFKQFQQEQSSASTPEIENIDYNLAYTYFKLKNYDQSTKHFNQFISNRKEDKVRLNDAYLRLGDGHFVSSQYKSAINAYNKAIKLNEIDSDYPFFQKAISAGYIGQTSKKIKELEQFISEYQKSKLRDDAMYELGNTYVKTNETDKAITIYNRLNSEYKMSSFVPKSLLRQGLVYYNGSENERALTKFKKVAADYPGTPEAVQSVSTAKLIYIDLGRVDDYANWVRTLDYVEVTDTDLDNATYEAAEKQYLDNNTDKAIKQFNGYLNEFPNGLHALQAHFYVAQLYYKKDLTVNAAPHYKYIVEASRNEYTEEALSRLSQHFLESKSWNKAIPLLSRLEEEADFPQNVIFAQSNLMKANYQLKNYNEAVSYAEKVLVKSKIDNKIKSDAHIIIARSAIKTGDETKAKTAYAKVEKVATGETAAEALYYNAYFKNKEGKFEASNKSVQKLAKDFSGYKYYSAKGLVLMAKNFYALNDAFQATYILESVIENFIEFNDVVTEAKDELKSIKVEEAKTNSSIETED, encoded by the coding sequence ATGACTAAAAAAAGCATTGTATCCCTCTTAATGGTTATAAGTTTTGGTTTTCAAATTATAGCGCAGCAATCCGCCACTTACACCAGTAATTTAGTTGATTATCAAAAAGCTTTATCCCTTTATAATAACCAGCAGTATCTAGCAGCGCAAACGCTGTTTGGTAATGTAAAGAAAACAGCAAAAGAAGATATCCTACAATCAGATTGTACCTATTACATAGCGAATTGTGCAGTTCGGTTGAATCAGCAAAACGCAGACCAATTAATTGAAGATTTTGTAAAAGATTATCCAACAAGTACCAAACGAAATACAGCTTTTGTTGATGTGGCTGACTATTATTTTGAGAATTCAAAATATCCACACGCAAGAAAATGGTATGACAAGGTAGATGAAAATGCCTTGGGGAGAAAAGAGAAAGAAAAATACAATTTCAATAACGGTTATTCTGCATTTTCAACAAAACAATATAAAGAAGCTAAAAAATATTTAACACGTGTAGAAAGCTCTCAGGAGTATGGTTCGCAAGCCAAGTACTACATAGGTTTTATGGCCTATCAAGGCGATGATTACGATAAGGCCAATGAGTATTTTGACCAGGTGAGTGATCAGGAACGATACAAAGAAAAGTTATCGTATTATCAGGCAGATTTAAACTTTAAGCTAGGAAATTTTGAAAAAGCTATAAAACTAGCAAAAGAAAGGTTAGATGATAGTGATGAAGATGAGGTATCGGAATTATCGAAAATAATAGGAGAGAGTTATTTCAATTTAAAAAAATATAAAGAGGCCATTCCGTATTTAAAAGAATATAAAGGAAAAAAAGGTAAATGGAATAATACGGATTTTTACCAGTTAGGATACGCACATTATAAGCAAAAGGACTATGAAAATGCTATTTCTGAGTTTAATAAAATTGTCGACGGAAATAACTCCATCTCGCAAAACGCCTATTACCATTTAGGAGAAAGTTATATTAATCTTGGTAAAAAGCAAGAAGCATTAAATGCTTTTAGATATGCTTCTCAGATGAATTTTGATTTAAAAATTCAAGAAGATGCCTGGTTGAATTATGCTAAGATTAGTTACGAAATAGGAAACCCGTATCAATCTGCCCCTCAAGTATTGGCTGGCTATTTGGAAAAATACCCAGATACAAGTTATAGGGAAGAAATAGAAACCTTATTGATAGATTCGTATATCACATCAAAAAATTACAAAGAAGCTCTTAAACTTTTAGAAGGAAAAAAGAGTTTCGAAAATAAGGTAGCCTATCAAAAAGTTGCGTTTTATAGAGGTTTGGAACTTTATAATGATAATAATTATTTAGAGGCAAGATCGCTTTTCGATAAATCTTTAAAAGAGCCGAGAGATCCAAAATATACTGCCCGTGCTACATTCTGGAAGGCAGAAACCGATTATAATTTAACTAATTATGACGACGCACTGGTTGGTTTCAAGCAATTTCAGCAAGAACAGTCATCTGCATCTACGCCAGAAATTGAAAACATAGATTATAATTTAGCCTATACCTATTTTAAGTTGAAAAATTATGATCAATCAACTAAGCACTTCAATCAATTTATTTCAAATAGAAAAGAAGACAAAGTAAGATTGAACGATGCGTACTTAAGATTAGGGGATGGACATTTCGTTTCCAGTCAATACAAAAGTGCTATTAATGCCTATAATAAAGCTATTAAGTTAAATGAGATTGATTCCGATTATCCATTTTTTCAAAAAGCCATTAGTGCAGGCTATATTGGGCAAACGTCAAAAAAAATAAAAGAACTTGAGCAATTTATTTCAGAATATCAGAAATCAAAATTACGGGATGATGCCATGTACGAGCTAGGTAATACCTATGTTAAGACAAATGAAACAGATAAAGCTATAACCATTTACAACCGTTTAAATTCTGAGTATAAAATGAGCTCGTTTGTTCCAAAATCGTTATTACGACAAGGATTGGTTTATTACAATGGCAGTGAAAACGAACGCGCACTAACTAAATTTAAAAAAGTTGCAGCCGATTACCCCGGTACACCAGAAGCCGTACAATCTGTGTCAACAGCCAAGTTAATTTATATAGATTTAGGACGTGTAGATGATTATGCAAATTGGGTTCGAACTTTAGACTATGTAGAGGTTACAGATACAGACTTGGATAATGCGACATACGAAGCTGCCGAAAAACAATATTTAGACAATAATACAGATAAGGCAATTAAACAGTTTAACGGTTATTTAAATGAATTCCCTAACGGATTGCATGCCTTGCAAGCTCATTTTTATGTAGCGCAACTATATTATAAAAAGGACTTAACAGTCAATGCAGCACCACATTACAAATATATTGTTGAAGCATCTCGAAATGAATATACCGAAGAAGCCTTGTCGCGTTTATCCCAGCACTTTTTAGAATCCAAAAGCTGGAATAAAGCCATTCCATTATTATCAAGGCTTGAAGAAGAAGCCGATTTTCCTCAAAATGTAATATTTGCGCAGTCCAATTTAATGAAGGCAAATTATCAATTAAAGAATTATAATGAAGCCGTTTCTTATGCCGAAAAAGTACTCGTAAAATCTAAGATTGATAATAAGATAAAAAGTGATGCTCATATTATCATAGCACGTTCTGCTATAAAAACTGGAGATGAAACCAAGGCTAAAACAGCTTATGCCAAAGTAGAAAAAGTGGCTACAGGAGAAACCGCAGCAGAGGCCTTGTATTACAATGCTTATTTTAAAAATAAAGAAGGAAAATTTGAAGCGTCTAACAAATCGGTTCAAAAATTAGCAAAGGATTTTTCAGGATATAAATATTATAGTGCCAAAGGCTTAGTGCTAATGGCGAAGAATTTTTATGCTTTAAACGATGCGTTTCAAGCCACGTACATTTTAGAAAGCGTTATTGAAAACTTTATAGAATTTAATGATGTAGTTACAGAAGCAAAAGACGAGCTAAAAAGTATTAAAGTAGAGGAAGCCAAGACCAATTCATCCATTGAAACAGAAGATTAG
- a CDS encoding cell division ATP-binding protein FtsE, translating into MSKPILQLKNASIFQGDSLVLSNVNVEINKGDFVYLIGKTGTGKSSFMKTLYGDLPLTEGEGNIVDYDLKHLKEKDIPFLRRKLGVVFQDFKLLTDRTINDNLLFVLKATGWKDKMKMDARVEEVLAKVDMKTKGFKYPHELSGGEQQRVAIARALLNNPELILADEPTGNLDPQTSVEVMEVLQDINKNGNTILMATHDYALLLKYPSKTLKCDENQVYEVVQRKN; encoded by the coding sequence ATGTCTAAACCCATTTTACAATTAAAAAACGCTTCTATTTTTCAAGGTGACAGCCTTGTTCTTTCAAATGTTAATGTAGAAATTAACAAAGGGGATTTTGTTTACTTAATTGGAAAAACTGGTACTGGAAAAAGTAGCTTTATGAAAACACTTTATGGTGATTTACCTTTAACTGAGGGTGAGGGAAATATTGTGGATTACGATTTAAAACACCTTAAAGAAAAAGATATTCCTTTTTTAAGACGAAAATTGGGAGTTGTTTTTCAAGATTTTAAACTCCTTACAGATAGAACGATTAACGATAATCTATTGTTTGTTTTAAAAGCTACTGGTTGGAAAGATAAAATGAAAATGGATGCCCGGGTTGAGGAAGTTTTGGCAAAAGTAGATATGAAAACGAAAGGCTTTAAATATCCGCATGAGCTATCTGGTGGTGAGCAACAGCGTGTGGCTATAGCTAGAGCTTTGCTTAATAATCCTGAACTTATTCTTGCCGATGAGCCAACTGGAAATTTAGATCCGCAAACCAGTGTAGAGGTTATGGAGGTTTTGCAAGACATTAATAAAAATGGTAACACCATTTTAATGGCTACTCACGATTATGCTTTGCTGTTGAAGTACCCAAGTAAAACGCTTAAGTGTGATGAGAATCAAGTTTATGAAGTGGTGCAAAGAAAAAATTAA
- a CDS encoding glycosyltransferase family 2 protein yields the protein MLSILIPVYDYNVYPLARELEKQAVKAAIDFEIVCFDDGSLSKTNDENEKINTLTNSTFLALKKNIGLSSNRNALAKDAKYKYLLFIDGDSLIPDKNFIVRYLDSIKDNIDVVYGGRIHPKTVESNRKLRWKYGIYREDLNSNQRKKNKYKCVLFNNTVIKKSVFNNIGFESKIKQYGHEDTLFAYNLSKIKASIKHIDNPVLHGDVDLNEVFFMKRHKAIENLNLIYNDKLINPSFVTFLRIFEKLKRIKLNYIFAIIHRVFYPIFSKNLTSERPLLFVFNLFRLSYFCHINLKK from the coding sequence ATGCTCTCAATACTAATACCTGTATATGATTATAATGTTTATCCACTTGCTAGAGAGTTAGAAAAACAAGCCGTTAAAGCTGCTATAGATTTTGAAATTGTTTGCTTTGATGATGGTTCACTCTCTAAAACAAATGATGAAAATGAAAAAATAAATACACTAACTAACTCAACTTTTTTAGCTCTTAAAAAAAACATTGGGTTAAGTAGTAACCGTAATGCTTTAGCAAAAGACGCAAAATACAAGTATTTATTATTTATTGATGGAGATTCACTAATACCTGATAAAAACTTTATTGTAAGATATTTAGATTCTATAAAAGACAATATTGATGTCGTTTATGGAGGGAGAATTCACCCAAAAACTGTTGAATCTAACAGAAAATTAAGGTGGAAATATGGTATTTATAGAGAAGATTTAAATTCAAATCAAAGAAAAAAAAACAAATACAAATGTGTCCTTTTCAATAATACCGTTATAAAGAAAAGTGTATTTAACAATATAGGTTTTGAAAGCAAAATCAAACAATATGGACATGAAGACACTCTATTTGCTTACAATTTAAGCAAAATAAAAGCATCTATAAAACATATCGATAACCCGGTATTACACGGTGATGTCGACTTGAATGAGGTTTTTTTCATGAAAAGACATAAAGCCATAGAGAACTTAAACTTAATTTATAATGATAAATTAATAAACCCAAGTTTTGTTACTTTTTTAAGAATTTTTGAGAAATTAAAAAGAATTAAGCTGAACTATATTTTTGCTATAATACATAGAGTTTTTTATCCTATTTTCTCTAAGAATTTAACTTCGGAAAGACCATTATTATTTGTTTTTAATCTATTTAGGTTAAGTTACTTTTGCCATATAAATTTGAAAAAATGA
- a CDS encoding glycosyltransferase family 2 protein, with translation MMPFFSVIIPLYNKEDHIKGTIKSVLNQEFKDFEVIIVNDGSTDESLKKIETLIDNRFKIINQDNQGVSHARNIGIAESKGSYIALLDADDFWYENHLSDLKKLIKRFPEAGLFCNNYEISYNNKLIKPATFNFEYNNYPMIIKDYFKSSIINSIAWTSSVAFTKESFIRIGKFNLKLRTGQDIDLWIRYALKYAIAFSPKISMRYHNFDINSLSKTEYNYERYNLVNNYAEEEETNNSLKKYLDINRYAIAIRCFLNNEKTLYKKLKKEIDYKNLNSKQRILLMLPKPILITIKWFQKILIDKKIYLTAYK, from the coding sequence ATGATGCCTTTTTTTTCTGTAATTATTCCACTTTATAATAAAGAAGACCATATTAAAGGCACTATAAAAAGTGTTTTGAATCAAGAATTCAAAGATTTTGAGGTTATTATTGTTAATGATGGGTCTACAGATGAAAGTCTAAAAAAAATTGAGACTTTAATTGATAATCGATTCAAAATAATAAATCAAGACAACCAAGGCGTTTCGCACGCTAGAAATATCGGCATAGCTGAATCTAAAGGCAGTTATATAGCCCTCTTAGATGCTGATGATTTTTGGTATGAGAATCATTTATCAGATTTAAAAAAGCTTATTAAAAGATTTCCTGAAGCAGGTCTGTTTTGCAATAACTATGAAATAAGCTATAACAATAAACTCATTAAACCCGCTACTTTCAATTTTGAATACAATAATTACCCTATGATTATTAAGGATTATTTTAAAAGCAGCATTATAAATTCAATAGCATGGACTTCTTCAGTAGCATTTACCAAAGAGTCTTTTATAAGAATTGGTAAATTCAATTTAAAATTAAGAACTGGACAAGATATTGATTTATGGATTAGATATGCCCTAAAGTACGCTATTGCTTTTAGCCCAAAAATTTCCATGAGATATCATAATTTCGATATTAATAGTCTTTCTAAAACTGAGTATAATTATGAAAGATATAACCTAGTAAACAATTATGCAGAAGAAGAAGAAACAAATAATTCTCTAAAAAAATACCTAGATATTAATAGATATGCAATTGCTATTAGATGTTTTTTGAATAACGAAAAAACACTTTACAAAAAACTTAAAAAGGAAATTGATTATAAAAACCTTAATAGTAAACAAAGAATACTTTTAATGCTTCCTAAACCTATATTAATAACGATTAAATGGTTTCAAAAAATACTAATCGATAAGAAAATCTATTTAACTGCTTACAAATGA